The proteins below are encoded in one region of Scylla paramamosain isolate STU-SP2022 chromosome 8, ASM3559412v1, whole genome shotgun sequence:
- the LOC135102738 gene encoding uncharacterized protein LOC135102738 — MATITKDGVTRVMVATARDTTAIGISSITNNNSRHHSNNNNSNSIGDLAMGMAIKDMDQGNSMVPHQPVRTILPIAAGVSRVAGVDLDSSSGVAIIVSNHGVDLDTVPAVARGGRLCHYL, encoded by the exons ATGGCAACTATAACCAAGGATGGGGTAACCAGAGTTATGGTGGCTACAGCCAGGGATACAACAGCAATTGGAATCAGCAGtattaccaacaacaacagcagacaccacagcaacaacaacaacagcaacagtattGGGGATct GGCTATGGGTATGGCAATCAAGGATATGGATCAGGGCAACAGTATGGTGCCTCATCAGCCAGTCAGAACAATTCTGCCAATAGCAGCTGGGGTCAGCAGGGTGGCTGGAGTGGACCTGGACAGCAGCAGTGGGGTGGCAATTATAGTAAGCAATCATGGGGTGGATCTGGATACAGTTCCAGCAGTGGCCAGAGGAGGTAGATTGTGTCACTACCTGTGA